The following are encoded together in the Bos javanicus breed banteng chromosome X, ARS-OSU_banteng_1.0, whole genome shotgun sequence genome:
- the LOC133242057 gene encoding ARL14 effector protein-like gives MSEQAEKSSSVRERPARQSSPEKPSEKELKQMKWLDPQLKRLSFQNPWPQVANFNPEVRQQIKKGQMAKKNELVPEKREVNKYDEKGRLTFNKADLCDCLDEGCLGCFYPCPKCKSTKCGPTCRCNRRWAYDTIVDENGEVISKMPFDLSD, from the coding sequence ATGAGTGAACAAGCAGAAAAGAGCAGTTCCGTGCGAGAGAGACCTGCACGTCAAAGTTCTCCTGAGAAACCAAGTGAGAAGGAACTGAAgcaaatgaaatggttggatccGCAGTTAAAACGGTTGTCATTTCAAAATCCTTGGCCTCAGGTAGCCAACTTTAATCCTGAAGTAAGGCAGCAGATAAAGAAAGGGCAAATGGCAAAGAAGAATGAGCTTGTTCCTGAAAAACGTGAAGTCAACAAGTATGACGAAAAGGGCAGGCTCACCTTCAATAAGGCTGACCTGTGTGACTGCCTTGATGAAGGCTGCCTGGGTTGCTTCTACCCGTGCCCCAAGTGTAAGTCCACCAAGTGCGGGCCCACTTGCCGCTGCAACCGCCGCTGGGCCTACGACACCATAGTCGATGAGAATGGGGAGGTCATCAGCAAGATGCCATTCGACCTCTCAGACTAg